From the genome of Monomorium pharaonis isolate MP-MQ-018 chromosome 2, ASM1337386v2, whole genome shotgun sequence, one region includes:
- the LOC105832074 gene encoding histidine protein methyltransferase 1 homolog isoform X2, which translates to MFKFGFAESANDTVEDSEQKDRLEWISAFKLEITTEQIGAKYETDYYTETKVFPGYNLKLIRSDKITQNLTDQNCKIIVEAESKHSDLIPAKYEGGLKIWECTFDLGQYILEKEIELKDKLVMDLGCGAGLIGLLSLRKSSIVHFQDYNAEVLKFVTIPNVILNFDDHMTTLTKCEFYAGDWSSFATLLDESKKYDYIFTSETIYNPNNHKKLYEIFKSKLKPDGAVFVAGKTYYFGVGGGMRQFENLILKDGFFNSELVWRSQDGVNREILKLTRKS; encoded by the exons atgttcaaatttGGATTTGCCGAAAGTGCGAACGATACTGTTGAAG atAGTGAGCAAAAGGATAGATTAGAATGGATTTCCGCCTTTAAACTCGAAATAACGACCGAACAAATTGGAGCAAAATATGAGACTGATTATTATACAGAGACTAAAGTGTTTCCtggttataatttaaaattaatccgcTCTGATAAAATAACGCAGAATTTAACTGATCAAAATTGCAAGATAATTGTTGAGGCTGAGTCGAAACATTCCGATCTCATTCCAGCAAAATACGAag gCGGGTTAAAAATCTGGGAATGTACATTCGATTTGGGTCAGTACATACTGGAGAAGGAAATCGAATTGAAAGACAAACTGGTCATGGATTTAGGATGCGGCGCGGGATTAATTGGTCTTTTGTCTCTTCGCAAAAGTTCAATAGTCCATTTCCAAGATTAC aacgCAGAAGTGCTAAAATTCGTAACTATTCCGAACGTGATATTGAATTTTGACGATCATATGACTACACTGACGAAGTGCGAATTTTATGCCGGGGATTGGTCTTCTTTCGCGACATTACTTGACGAAAGTAAAAAGTACGATTATATTTTCACGAGCGAAACGATCTACAACCCgaataatcataaaaagttGTACGAGATTTTTAAGTCAAAGCTAAAACCTGATGGCGCTGT ATTTGTCGCTGGGAAAACATACTATTTTGGCGTGGGTGGTGGAATGAGACAGTTCGAGAATCTCATCTTGAAGGACGGATTTTTCAACAGTGAGTTGGTGTGGAGAAGTCAAGACG GAGTTAATAGAGAAATTCTCAAACTTACGAGGAAATCGTAA
- the LOC105832074 gene encoding histidine protein methyltransferase 1 homolog isoform X1, producing MFKFGFAESANDTVEEDSEQKDRLEWISAFKLEITTEQIGAKYETDYYTETKVFPGYNLKLIRSDKITQNLTDQNCKIIVEAESKHSDLIPAKYEGGLKIWECTFDLGQYILEKEIELKDKLVMDLGCGAGLIGLLSLRKSSIVHFQDYNAEVLKFVTIPNVILNFDDHMTTLTKCEFYAGDWSSFATLLDESKKYDYIFTSETIYNPNNHKKLYEIFKSKLKPDGAVFVAGKTYYFGVGGGMRQFENLILKDGFFNSELVWRSQDGVNREILKLTRKS from the exons atgttcaaatttGGATTTGCCGAAAGTGCGAACGATACTGTTGAAG aagatAGTGAGCAAAAGGATAGATTAGAATGGATTTCCGCCTTTAAACTCGAAATAACGACCGAACAAATTGGAGCAAAATATGAGACTGATTATTATACAGAGACTAAAGTGTTTCCtggttataatttaaaattaatccgcTCTGATAAAATAACGCAGAATTTAACTGATCAAAATTGCAAGATAATTGTTGAGGCTGAGTCGAAACATTCCGATCTCATTCCAGCAAAATACGAag gCGGGTTAAAAATCTGGGAATGTACATTCGATTTGGGTCAGTACATACTGGAGAAGGAAATCGAATTGAAAGACAAACTGGTCATGGATTTAGGATGCGGCGCGGGATTAATTGGTCTTTTGTCTCTTCGCAAAAGTTCAATAGTCCATTTCCAAGATTAC aacgCAGAAGTGCTAAAATTCGTAACTATTCCGAACGTGATATTGAATTTTGACGATCATATGACTACACTGACGAAGTGCGAATTTTATGCCGGGGATTGGTCTTCTTTCGCGACATTACTTGACGAAAGTAAAAAGTACGATTATATTTTCACGAGCGAAACGATCTACAACCCgaataatcataaaaagttGTACGAGATTTTTAAGTCAAAGCTAAAACCTGATGGCGCTGT ATTTGTCGCTGGGAAAACATACTATTTTGGCGTGGGTGGTGGAATGAGACAGTTCGAGAATCTCATCTTGAAGGACGGATTTTTCAACAGTGAGTTGGTGTGGAGAAGTCAAGACG GAGTTAATAGAGAAATTCTCAAACTTACGAGGAAATCGTAA
- the LOC105835676 gene encoding uncharacterized protein LOC105835676: protein MRWIIYTGGYMLLWVYVYGGSALKRGFGHSAIRTIIAVRSYKLCYSILNLKMFAILAFFLFSIVFANDRSLNRTDLKCEGHAFHNVSLSAYYPVFGTDDKRNHLDDQGKMLNTLQDYLDGRCRYVTVAGNLRSGIPYGTKVCIEKLNEQFGRQIHLQIRDQTDYENNNDALNFSRLEICVRTEEDTYDTYLNGLVTIHI from the exons ATGCGATGGATAATTTATACAGGAGGGTATATGCTGTTATGGGTATATGTGTACG GTGGGTCAGCTTTAAAAAGAGGATTTGGTCATTCGGCAATCAGAACGATTATTGCTGTCAGATCATACAAGTTGTGTTATTCGATTTTGAATCTGAAAATGTTTGCGATCTTGgcatttttcttgttttccaTAGTTTTTGCTAATG acaGGAGCTTAAACAGAACGGATTTGAAATGCGAGGGACATGCTTTTCATAACGTGTCTCTTTCTGCATATTATCCTGTATTCGGGACAGATGATAAACGTAATCACTTAGATGACCAAGGAAAAATGTTGAATACTCTTCAG GATTACCTTGATGGTCGCTGTCGTTACGTCACTGTTGCCGGTAATTTGAGATCTGGCATTCCATATGGAACGAAAGTATgtatagaaaaattgaatgaGCAATTTGGAAGACAAATTCACCTGCAG aTAAGAGATCAGACTGATTACGAAAACAATAATGACGCACTTAATTTCTCGAGATTGGAAATTTGTGTTAGAACCGAGGAAGATACTTATGATACGTATTTAAATGGCCTTGTTACTATtcatatataa
- the LOC105835677 gene encoding uncharacterized protein LOC105835677, with the protein MTSSFYRSSTLCTFALLSLLGHAVLAVPIDNSNFINATECPRIVSRKEWKARKRLDFEIMPIAPTPYVVIHHGGIRNYCRDQETCSAIVRSYQNLHLDVRGWWDIGYNFLIGEDGNVYEGRGWDYTGAHAPGYNTQSIGICIIGDFSDFLPNAAALKTLNELIACGVSLGKIRNNYNVIGHRQTRSTECPGESFYKYVVTLPGWTANPIPHIRPTTTTMKPIMQEDTIEERSQSNATLITWSKIVPGKQYLELKCLYIVYQVVYDISIVLEIKMYIATTTTLILATIYVMFIAQETAANGLNIISRSQWGARAPKSPASNLKLKPAPYVIIHHSATSGCETQAICQLKVRQFQNYHMDNKGWADIGYNFIVGEDGNIYEGRGWGKQGAHSKPFNSKSIGICIIGDYKNRTPNAAAVQAVTNLIVRGVESGEIKNDYKLLGHRQTWATTCPGDSLYTMIQSWSNWSESI; encoded by the exons ATGACATCGTCCTTCTACCGATCGTCCACACTGTGCACTTTCGCACTTCTCAGTCTCCTCGGGCATGCAGTGCTCGCCGTTCCCATTGACAACTCGAATTTCATCAATGCAACCG AGTGTCCGAGAATCGTTAGCCGAAAGGAATGGAAGGCCAGGAAGCGTCTCGATTTCGAGATAATGCCGATTGCACCAACACCGTACGTGGTGATCCATCACGGCGGTATACGTAACTATTGTCGGGATCAGGAAACGTGCTCCGCGATAGTTAGATCCTATCAGAACTTGCATCTGGACGTCCGGGGCTGGTGGGACATTGGTTATAATTTCCTCATTGGAGAGGACGGCAACGTCTACGAGGGCCGCGGTTGGGACTACACTGGCGCGCATGCACCTGGATACAACACCCAGAGCATTGGCATATGCATCATAGGAGACTTCAGCG ACTTTTTGCCAAACGCGGCTGCTCTGAAGACATTGAACGAGCTGATAGCCTGTGGAGTTTCACTCGGCAAGATAAGGAACAATTACAATGTGATTGGTCATCGGCAAACACGGAGCACGGAATGCCCCGGCGAGAGTTTTTACAAGTACGTTGTTACTTTACCCGGTTGGACTGCGAATCCGATACCTCATATTCGTCCGACCACGACCACGATGAAACCGATAATGCAGGAGGACACCATAGAAGAAAGGAGCCAATCAAACGCTACTCTA ATCACGTGGTCAAAGATCGTGCCCGGAAAGCAATATCTTGAATTAAAgtgtttatatattgtataccaAGTCGTATACGACATCAGTATCGTTTTGGAAATCAAAATGTACATTGCGACGACAACAACATTAATCCTCGCGACGATATATGTGATGTTCATCGCCCAAGAAACTGCTGcta ATGGCCTAAACATCATTTCTAGATCGCAATGGGGTGCTAGAGCACCAAAATCACCAGCTTCCAATCTCAAGTTAAAACCAGCTCCTTATGTGATCATTCATCACTCGGCTACTTCCGGTTGTGAAACTCAAGCTATATGTCAATTAAAAGTGAGACAATTCCAG aattaTCACATGGATAATAAAGGATGGGCCGATATTGGCTACAATTTCATAGTAGGCGAAGACGGAAACATTTATGAGGGTCGTGGATGGGGCAAGCAAGGCGCTCATTCTAAACCTTTCAATAGTAAAAGTATTGGAATTTGCATCATCGGAGATTACAAAA ATCGAACACCAAATGCAGCGGCAGTACAAGCAGTGACTAACTTGATTGTACGTGGTGTAGAAAGTGGTGAAATAAAGAATGATTACAAGCTTCTTGGGCATCGACAAACCTGGGCAACCACATGCCCCGGAGATAGTCTTTATACAATGATACAATCGTGGTCTAATTGGTCGGAAAGTATATAA